A portion of the Actomonas aquatica genome contains these proteins:
- a CDS encoding TonB-dependent copper receptor — translation MSRSLSLLATTIVALSSSILAAQSTTREPTKLDPVVVTTVRSVDPLTVVTDPKAPAQPVPAHDGADVLKNIPGFAVIRKGGADGDPTFRGMAGSRLGILVEGEGLLGGCGQRMDPPTAYIFPAAFDRITVVKGPQSVRYGPVSPAGAVRFERDSGRRDETGATAFATATLGDFGRTDAALDLRGGNTALQGRLAATWSSMDDYEDGSGQTVHSAYERWSTHASLAWTPDAQTFVELTGARSDGEASYADRMMDGVLFDRENLGLRLRRTGLSDLIAEVEAQAYVNAVDHVMDNYSLRDFAPTMMMPGKAVSNPDRLTYGGRLAVALTPSEALRLDVGLDHQSNRHRVRNSMNQDMMPYEAMPRSTNATFHQTGVFAEGAYSLSRDTRTYAGLRADRWTARDERTNVRLGMMGTAPNPTADLQRESTLPGAFARLEHDFAPGSTVYLGLGHTQRFPDYWELVTPESATSTSAFNTSVEKTTQVDAGWLYRRGNLDLSLSTFASRIDDFILIQRNVAKPTAMMGMTRLATITRNIDATTFGGELGLGYRFGENLHLDTSLAYVRGENDTDALPLAQLPPLEARLGFTYQRDTWSTGLLWRGVARQNRVAIDQGNIVGQDIGRSPAFDVVSINASWTPTAALRLSAGIDNLFDTTYAEHISRAGAAVAGFIQTTRVNEPGRFAWLKCDYRY, via the coding sequence ATGTCCCGTTCCCTTTCCCTGCTCGCGACCACCATCGTCGCACTCTCCTCCTCCATCCTCGCCGCTCAATCCACCACCCGCGAGCCCACCAAACTCGACCCGGTCGTCGTCACCACCGTCCGCTCCGTCGATCCGCTCACCGTCGTCACCGACCCCAAAGCCCCCGCCCAGCCCGTGCCAGCCCACGACGGCGCCGATGTGCTCAAAAACATCCCCGGTTTCGCCGTCATCCGCAAAGGCGGCGCCGACGGCGATCCCACCTTCCGCGGCATGGCCGGCTCCCGCCTCGGCATCCTCGTCGAGGGCGAGGGCCTACTCGGCGGTTGCGGCCAACGCATGGATCCTCCCACCGCCTACATCTTCCCCGCCGCCTTCGACCGCATCACCGTCGTGAAAGGTCCGCAGTCCGTCCGCTACGGTCCGGTCAGCCCCGCCGGCGCCGTGCGTTTCGAACGCGACTCCGGTCGCCGCGACGAGACTGGCGCCACGGCCTTTGCCACCGCCACCCTCGGCGACTTCGGTCGCACCGATGCCGCCCTCGATCTGCGCGGCGGCAATACCGCGCTCCAAGGTCGCCTCGCCGCCACCTGGTCGTCCATGGACGACTACGAAGACGGCTCCGGCCAGACCGTGCACTCCGCCTACGAACGGTGGTCGACTCACGCGTCCCTCGCCTGGACGCCCGATGCCCAAACCTTTGTGGAGCTCACCGGCGCCCGCTCCGACGGCGAAGCCAGCTACGCCGATCGCATGATGGATGGCGTATTGTTCGACCGCGAAAACCTCGGCCTCCGCCTGCGCCGCACCGGCCTCTCCGACCTCATCGCCGAGGTCGAAGCCCAGGCCTACGTCAACGCCGTCGACCACGTCATGGACAACTACAGCCTGCGCGACTTCGCCCCCACCATGATGATGCCGGGCAAGGCTGTCTCCAATCCAGACCGCCTCACCTACGGCGGCCGCCTCGCCGTCGCCCTCACGCCATCAGAGGCGCTGCGTCTCGACGTGGGCCTCGATCACCAGAGCAACCGCCACCGCGTGCGCAACTCCATGAATCAGGACATGATGCCCTACGAGGCCATGCCGCGTTCCACCAACGCCACCTTCCACCAGACCGGCGTCTTCGCCGAGGGTGCGTATTCACTCTCTCGTGACACCCGGACCTACGCCGGTCTGCGCGCCGACCGCTGGACCGCCCGCGACGAGCGCACCAATGTGCGTCTTGGCATGATGGGCACCGCCCCCAATCCCACCGCCGACCTCCAGCGCGAAAGCACCCTGCCTGGCGCCTTCGCCCGCCTGGAACACGACTTCGCGCCCGGCTCCACCGTTTACCTCGGTCTCGGCCACACCCAGCGCTTCCCCGACTACTGGGAGCTCGTCACACCGGAAAGCGCCACCAGCACCAGCGCCTTCAATACCTCCGTCGAGAAGACCACCCAAGTCGACGCCGGTTGGCTCTACCGTCGCGGCAACCTCGACCTATCGCTCTCCACCTTCGCCTCGCGCATCGACGACTTCATCCTCATCCAGCGCAACGTCGCCAAACCCACCGCCATGATGGGCATGACGCGGCTCGCCACCATCACGCGCAACATCGACGCCACCACTTTCGGCGGCGAACTCGGCCTCGGCTACCGCTTCGGCGAAAACCTCCACCTCGACACCAGCCTGGCCTACGTGCGCGGGGAGAACGACACCGACGCGCTCCCTCTCGCCCAACTGCCGCCGCTCGAAGCCCGCCTCGGTTTCACCTACCAGCGTGACACCTGGTCCACCGGTCTGCTCTGGCGCGGCGTCGCCCGCCAGAACCGCGTCGCCATCGATCAAGGCAACATCGTCGGCCAGGACATCGGTCGCTCGCCGGCCTTCGACGTCGTGTCGATCAACGCCTCTTGGACGCCCACCGCCGCCCTGCGCCTCTCCGCTGGCATCGACAACCTCTTCGACACCACCTACGCCGAACACATCAGTCGGGCCGGCGCCGCCGTGGCCGGATTTATCCAAACCACCCGCGTCAACGAACCCGGTCGCTTCGCTTGGCTTAAGTGCGACTACCGTTATTAA
- a CDS encoding response regulator, with protein MMRFFPDPLRWGARAYLVGGALFGCLFPLGAMVVLSWQAGEGVVWGRAWQEQASNPLLWIIDTAPLFLGVFAYEVGRRQEAIEAINTSLQEQVNQQTHDLVQANTSLRLEVRAKREREEELVLATRQAEAGTRARDRFISSISHELRTPMNGVVGMAEELARSPLNEEQQRALETLQYSARHMIGLLDDVLELAKATAREVVLDNTEFTLAPILDLVEKSTQADCAAKGVKLVVQRPASAVPPLMGDPLRLGQILLNLVNWAVAFAEGPVVTLNVTAEPGKDDALDVRFEIENPQTQPLTRDRTWQDKDAREHEGTDSISLNVARMLLKLHGRTLEHERPGRGSGRLRFTLPFELGRPVVAAPPTPVEAPPQGRVLVVEDNLVNRKVAVAVLKRMGLEYDIAGDGEEALAKLAAGDFQLVLMDIQMPKMDGIEATRQIRASAEPRIRDISIVAVTASVLKSDVHICAQAGMDDFLAKPYKNADLIDKVRQWLAHPRSAAA; from the coding sequence ATGATGCGATTTTTTCCGGACCCGCTACGTTGGGGGGCGCGCGCCTACTTGGTGGGAGGCGCGTTATTTGGCTGTCTGTTTCCGTTGGGAGCGATGGTGGTGCTCAGCTGGCAGGCGGGGGAGGGGGTTGTTTGGGGGCGGGCGTGGCAGGAACAGGCCAGCAATCCCTTGCTTTGGATTATCGACACGGCGCCGCTGTTCTTGGGCGTTTTTGCCTATGAAGTGGGGCGTCGCCAGGAAGCGATCGAAGCCATCAATACCTCGCTGCAGGAGCAGGTGAATCAGCAGACGCATGATCTGGTGCAGGCCAATACGTCGCTGCGGCTGGAGGTGCGGGCGAAACGGGAGCGCGAGGAGGAGTTGGTGTTGGCCACGCGGCAGGCCGAGGCGGGCACGCGGGCGCGCGATCGTTTTATTTCGAGTATCAGTCATGAGTTGCGCACTCCGATGAACGGGGTGGTGGGCATGGCGGAGGAGCTCGCGCGGTCGCCGCTCAACGAGGAGCAGCAGCGCGCGCTCGAGACGCTGCAATACTCGGCGCGTCACATGATCGGTCTGCTCGACGATGTGTTGGAGTTGGCCAAAGCGACGGCGCGGGAGGTGGTGCTCGACAACACCGAGTTCACTTTGGCTCCGATTCTCGATCTGGTCGAAAAATCCACTCAGGCGGACTGCGCGGCCAAAGGCGTCAAACTTGTGGTGCAGCGTCCGGCATCGGCGGTGCCGCCGCTCATGGGCGACCCGCTGCGACTCGGACAGATCCTGCTCAATCTGGTTAACTGGGCAGTGGCTTTCGCGGAAGGGCCGGTCGTCACCCTGAACGTCACGGCCGAGCCCGGCAAAGACGACGCGCTCGATGTGCGCTTTGAGATCGAGAACCCGCAGACTCAACCACTCACGCGCGATCGCACCTGGCAGGACAAGGATGCGCGGGAACACGAGGGCACCGACAGCATCAGCCTCAACGTCGCGCGCATGTTACTCAAGTTGCACGGTCGCACCCTCGAGCACGAACGGCCGGGGCGCGGCAGTGGCCGGTTGCGGTTCACGCTGCCGTTTGAGTTAGGGCGACCGGTGGTTGCTGCGCCTCCGACGCCAGTCGAAGCACCGCCGCAGGGGCGGGTGCTGGTGGTGGAAGACAATCTGGTGAATCGCAAGGTGGCGGTGGCGGTGCTCAAACGCATGGGCCTGGAGTATGACATCGCGGGGGATGGCGAAGAGGCCTTGGCCAAGCTGGCGGCGGGCGACTTTCAGCTCGTGCTGATGGACATCCAGATGCCGAAGATGGACGGCATCGAAGCGACCCGACAGATCCGGGCGTCGGCCGAACCGCGGATACGCGATATCTCAATCGTGGCGGTGACCGCGTCGGTGCTGAAGTCCGACGTGCACATCTGTGCGCAAGCCGGCATGGATGACTTTTTGGCCAAGCCCTACAAAAACGCCGACCTGATCGATAAGGTCAGGCAGTGGCTGGCGCATCCGCGCTCGGCGGCGGCTTGA
- a CDS encoding DUF1653 domain-containing protein codes for MSHELPPLPAEPQPGRYRHYKGGEYEVVGLARHSETLEPLVVYRALYGEGGLWVRPAGMWNETVTLADGRSVVRFAREG; via the coding sequence ATGTCGCACGAATTGCCGCCCCTACCTGCCGAACCTCAACCCGGTCGTTACCGTCATTACAAAGGGGGCGAGTATGAAGTGGTGGGGCTGGCGCGCCACTCTGAGACGCTGGAGCCGCTGGTGGTGTATCGCGCGCTCTACGGTGAGGGCGGGCTGTGGGTGCGCCCGGCGGGGATGTGGAACGAAACCGTCACGCTGGCCGACGGGCGCAGCGTGGTGCGGTTTGCGCGGGAGGGTTGA
- a CDS encoding type II toxin-antitoxin system VapC family toxin, with protein MRLLLDSHVLIWWLEDPRQLSPELRPLLQDPGNTAYFSPASIWELGLKVAKGKLRIPSDFTAILVDDGFDELPVTAAHATHTLSLPPLHSDPFDRLLIAQALCEGLVLATRDAWIPRYDVPTIQA; from the coding sequence GTGAGACTGCTGCTCGATTCGCATGTCCTGATCTGGTGGCTGGAAGATCCCCGGCAACTGAGCCCGGAGCTGCGTCCATTGCTGCAGGACCCCGGCAACACCGCCTATTTCAGCCCGGCTTCAATTTGGGAACTCGGGTTGAAGGTCGCCAAAGGCAAACTGCGGATCCCGTCCGATTTCACGGCCATCTTGGTTGACGACGGTTTCGATGAACTCCCCGTCACCGCGGCCCACGCCACGCACACGCTCTCGTTGCCGCCCCTCCATTCCGACCCGTTTGACCGCCTGCTCATCGCCCAAGCGCTGTGCGAAGGGCTGGTCCTGGCAACGCGCGACGCCTGGATCCCGCGCTACGACGTGCCCACGATCCAAGCCTGA
- a CDS encoding type II toxin-antitoxin system Phd/YefM family antitoxin, with protein sequence MKTINIQAAKTHLSRLVDQAAAGEEIILAKAGKPLAKLVPFQVARKPRVGGQLKGQIWASPDCWETDEDLIAQMSDAPLYHQVEPSLPPHAAEDRP encoded by the coding sequence ATGAAAACCATCAACATTCAGGCGGCCAAGACCCACCTGTCGCGTTTGGTGGATCAAGCCGCCGCCGGAGAGGAGATCATTCTGGCCAAGGCCGGAAAACCGCTGGCCAAACTCGTGCCTTTTCAGGTCGCCAGGAAGCCACGGGTAGGTGGCCAGCTCAAGGGGCAGATTTGGGCATCACCCGATTGCTGGGAGACCGACGAGGATCTCATCGCACAGATGTCTGACGCTCCCCTCTACCATCAAGTAGAGCCCAGCCTCCCCCCTCACGCCGCCGAGGACCGTCCGTGA
- a CDS encoding copper-binding protein — MKRSLSSLLFLLTGLLLAPATSTAACACGADQCTMACTCEEPTEATKPADAGHPLRGLVESVVPDRQALLVKHEEIHGVMGAMTMLLRVAPKVLNEVKIGDTITATLHRAEDNTWYLDDVTVVAKQ; from the coding sequence ATGAAACGCTCCCTCTCCTCCCTCCTGTTCCTCCTCACCGGCCTGCTGCTCGCGCCCGCGACCAGCACCGCCGCCTGCGCTTGTGGTGCCGACCAATGCACCATGGCCTGCACCTGCGAGGAACCGACCGAAGCCACCAAACCCGCCGACGCCGGACACCCGCTCCGCGGCTTGGTGGAGTCCGTCGTCCCCGATCGCCAGGCCCTGCTGGTGAAGCACGAAGAAATCCACGGTGTGATGGGCGCCATGACCATGCTCCTGCGCGTCGCCCCCAAGGTCCTCAACGAAGTAAAGATCGGCGACACCATCACCGCCACCCTGCACCGCGCCGAAGACAACACTTGGTATCTCGACGACGTCACCGTCGTTGCGAAACAATAG
- a CDS encoding DUF3160 domain-containing protein gives MPPQPKPDRGRGLMPVEREALQQEFWQDLQAWREALPPEQLEALRQRQRTSPDSGTGAGESDYDWKELADRIGLTPADVERLQRDKLMIEDVQLKQIFEAYTEPQGPVFVTSDVLLNAFMVLFEDSMREVELRRAGQLRIALESLVESARKEMASERNAYTAEALRGGWERAQRVVGPAACLLGTDPEFFDEAVRVDIAREVARIRAAAVVALPEWVGPPRPSLQAIDYRSMRPVGLYAGGELLQNYFRAVRWLQTVPLRAEVDEELTAIALLGYAHGRRGQAVFDDFTVWWGRQDDRGLEEASHEFQNLLDGRGPSGAEADWDLKLADRRRWLLRERMDTEAWGRLRNTLQLPDGGEEELAEWEFRVLSGFRLPDALALQGDGKPGAFRPGLVVAAMLGSELAWRELDRRGDVGRDDEFVAAGRAEWRPEDLRKAYPPSLYDDYLEVLAALVELAEPDAPEFMRGEAWAAKSNQTLLAGWAQMRHAATLQAKESALYFGMVMVPPGFVEPNPTFHHRFANLVARVLSELEKEKVFEPSVAVEVDRLRQAADAFEALGLHREGATAADFEALSEEQQRDYQAAMHAGSEEVFFGVMVLGTEDDSPVGFAKAHADYLQLLRQKADDLEAGRVAPPEGDGALEGRWRSLERLTRQLEAMVHKQLRGQAWTPEEERLLRGFGEAMGGVMGYDGNSWLTPRDDAPRWTAVLNDPAFDRVLAVGTGRPRLIHVLYPWNGHEVLCQGAVMSYYEYAARERLTDGEWLELLDSKYAPALPEWVEPILVR, from the coding sequence GTGCCACCGCAACCCAAACCGGATCGCGGTCGCGGGCTGATGCCGGTGGAGCGTGAAGCGCTGCAACAGGAGTTTTGGCAGGATCTGCAGGCATGGCGGGAGGCGTTGCCGCCGGAGCAGTTGGAGGCCTTGCGGCAGCGGCAGCGCACGTCGCCTGATAGTGGGACGGGGGCAGGAGAGTCGGATTACGATTGGAAGGAGCTGGCAGATCGAATCGGGCTCACGCCGGCCGACGTGGAGCGGCTGCAGCGGGATAAGCTCATGATCGAGGACGTGCAGCTGAAGCAGATCTTTGAGGCCTACACTGAGCCGCAGGGACCGGTCTTTGTGACGAGCGATGTGCTGCTGAATGCCTTCATGGTGCTTTTCGAGGATTCGATGCGGGAGGTTGAATTGCGCCGAGCCGGACAACTGCGCATCGCGCTGGAATCGTTGGTCGAGTCGGCGCGAAAGGAGATGGCGAGCGAGCGTAATGCCTACACGGCGGAAGCCTTACGCGGAGGATGGGAACGGGCTCAGCGGGTGGTGGGACCGGCGGCGTGTTTGCTGGGCACCGATCCGGAGTTTTTCGACGAGGCGGTGCGGGTCGATATCGCGCGGGAGGTGGCGAGGATCAGAGCCGCCGCAGTCGTTGCGTTGCCCGAGTGGGTGGGGCCGCCGCGGCCGTCGCTGCAGGCGATCGACTACCGGTCGATGCGCCCGGTCGGGCTCTATGCTGGAGGGGAGTTATTGCAGAATTACTTCCGCGCGGTGCGATGGCTGCAGACGGTGCCGTTGCGGGCGGAGGTGGATGAGGAGCTTACGGCGATCGCGCTGCTGGGTTACGCGCATGGTCGGCGGGGGCAAGCGGTGTTCGACGACTTTACGGTGTGGTGGGGACGGCAGGATGATCGTGGGTTGGAGGAGGCTAGCCACGAGTTTCAGAATCTGTTGGATGGGCGTGGACCGTCCGGGGCAGAAGCAGATTGGGACCTGAAGCTGGCGGACCGGCGCCGTTGGCTGTTACGGGAGAGGATGGACACCGAGGCGTGGGGGCGGCTGCGCAATACCCTGCAGTTGCCGGATGGCGGAGAAGAGGAACTGGCGGAGTGGGAGTTTCGCGTGCTCTCCGGGTTTCGGCTGCCGGATGCCTTAGCTTTGCAGGGGGATGGCAAGCCGGGGGCATTCCGGCCGGGTCTGGTGGTGGCTGCGATGTTGGGCTCGGAACTGGCGTGGCGTGAGTTGGATCGACGTGGTGATGTTGGGCGGGACGATGAGTTTGTCGCCGCGGGCCGGGCCGAGTGGCGACCGGAGGATTTGCGGAAGGCGTATCCGCCGAGCTTATACGACGATTACCTGGAGGTTTTGGCCGCCTTGGTGGAGCTGGCGGAACCGGACGCCCCGGAGTTCATGCGTGGGGAAGCCTGGGCGGCGAAGTCCAACCAGACATTGCTGGCGGGATGGGCGCAGATGCGGCATGCGGCGACGCTGCAGGCCAAGGAGAGCGCGTTGTATTTTGGAATGGTGATGGTGCCGCCCGGGTTTGTGGAGCCGAACCCGACTTTTCATCATCGCTTCGCCAATCTGGTGGCGCGGGTGTTGAGCGAGTTGGAGAAAGAGAAGGTTTTTGAGCCGTCGGTGGCGGTGGAGGTGGATCGGCTGCGACAAGCCGCGGATGCGTTCGAAGCGTTGGGACTGCACCGGGAGGGGGCGACGGCGGCGGACTTTGAGGCGTTGTCGGAGGAGCAACAGCGCGACTATCAGGCCGCTATGCACGCCGGTTCGGAAGAGGTGTTTTTTGGAGTGATGGTGCTGGGGACAGAGGACGATTCACCGGTGGGTTTTGCCAAAGCGCATGCGGATTATCTGCAGCTCCTGCGGCAAAAGGCCGACGATCTGGAAGCGGGGCGAGTGGCGCCACCCGAGGGCGATGGGGCGTTGGAGGGCCGCTGGCGGAGCTTGGAGCGTTTGACCCGGCAGCTTGAGGCGATGGTGCACAAACAACTGCGCGGGCAGGCTTGGACACCGGAGGAGGAGCGTCTGCTCCGCGGCTTTGGCGAAGCGATGGGCGGGGTGATGGGTTACGATGGTAACTCCTGGCTCACGCCGCGTGATGATGCGCCGCGTTGGACGGCGGTGTTGAATGATCCGGCGTTTGATCGGGTGCTGGCGGTGGGCACCGGCCGACCGCGGCTGATTCATGTGCTGTATCCATGGAATGGGCACGAAGTCCTGTGCCAAGGCGCGGTGATGTCCTACTACGAATACGCCGCCCGCGAACGCCTCACGGACGGCGAATGGTTGGAGTTGTTGGACTCGAAGTATGCCCCGGCCCTGCCGGAATGGGTCGAGCCGATTTTGGTCCGGTAG
- a CDS encoding glycoside hydrolase family 9 protein, protein MLQIRRLRHRWTLRLLASATAAATAGSLPATDPAGPGVRLSTVGYLPDSPKQATVVGADDAESFALIDASSQETALSGSLGPVTASPETDEQARTADFSGFRQSGSYILRVPGLPDSPAFTIGDQSLNHSLECLMAGFYGQRCGQAVKLTWNGNTYSYPACHLEDGYLDYNDPARAGERQDGTGGWHDAGDYGKYTVNSAFTSGVMLAAWEKHAAALGQLELPMIPEHGGALPDYLAELKYNLDWQLKMQMPNGEVAHKLTTLHFGGMVLPHQNPAPRYFSPNSRYATESFAALGCMIARVYAPFDAAYAQTWLDAAQRAWVAARAMPVEHPDTSMFSTGGYFADPASNHQWGLLELSLAFGTDFLTADEQAELAAILSSAEPIFEVDWGWGNAGNLGLLSWLASDTAAADPTTRAHLVADLQRAADAIVVRSQQHAYGRATPHNFWGVNGAIANFAVLLDAAHRETDAAIYRDTAFNQVAYLYGRNPFARSFVTGDGHEPPLHPHHRPSAGDDIDAPWPGHLVGGPNPKETDWFDEMPSYRTNENAINWDASMVYALAMFYQP, encoded by the coding sequence ATGCTCCAAATCCGCCGCCTCCGCCATCGCTGGACTCTCCGTCTCCTGGCCTCTGCCACGGCCGCCGCCACCGCCGGTTCTCTGCCGGCCACCGACCCCGCCGGTCCCGGCGTGCGACTGTCCACCGTCGGTTATCTGCCCGACTCCCCAAAGCAGGCCACCGTGGTCGGCGCCGACGACGCCGAATCCTTCGCCCTCATCGATGCCTCCTCTCAGGAGACCGCCCTCTCCGGTTCGCTCGGCCCCGTCACCGCCAGCCCCGAGACCGACGAGCAGGCCCGCACCGCCGATTTCAGCGGCTTCCGCCAATCCGGCTCTTACATCCTGCGCGTGCCGGGTCTGCCCGACTCCCCCGCCTTCACCATCGGCGACCAGAGCCTCAACCATTCCCTCGAATGCCTCATGGCCGGCTTCTATGGCCAACGCTGCGGCCAAGCCGTGAAGCTCACCTGGAACGGCAACACCTACAGCTACCCGGCCTGCCACCTCGAAGACGGTTACCTCGACTACAACGACCCGGCCCGCGCCGGCGAACGTCAGGACGGCACCGGTGGTTGGCACGATGCCGGCGATTACGGCAAATACACCGTCAACTCCGCCTTCACCTCCGGCGTCATGCTCGCCGCCTGGGAAAAACACGCCGCAGCTCTCGGCCAACTCGAGCTGCCCATGATTCCCGAGCACGGTGGCGCCCTGCCCGACTACCTCGCCGAGCTGAAATACAACCTCGATTGGCAGCTCAAAATGCAGATGCCCAACGGCGAGGTCGCCCACAAGCTCACCACCCTGCACTTCGGCGGCATGGTCCTGCCCCACCAGAACCCGGCCCCCCGCTACTTCAGCCCCAACAGCCGCTACGCCACCGAATCCTTCGCCGCGCTCGGCTGCATGATCGCCCGCGTTTACGCGCCCTTCGACGCCGCCTACGCGCAGACTTGGCTCGACGCCGCGCAACGTGCCTGGGTCGCCGCCCGTGCCATGCCGGTTGAACATCCCGATACCTCCATGTTCTCCACCGGCGGTTATTTCGCCGACCCTGCCAGCAATCACCAATGGGGCCTCCTCGAGCTGAGCCTCGCCTTCGGCACCGACTTCCTCACCGCCGACGAACAGGCCGAACTCGCCGCCATCCTCAGCTCCGCCGAACCGATCTTTGAAGTCGATTGGGGTTGGGGCAACGCCGGCAACCTCGGTCTGCTTTCCTGGCTCGCCAGCGACACCGCCGCCGCCGATCCCACCACCCGCGCCCACCTCGTCGCCGACCTCCAACGTGCCGCCGACGCCATCGTGGTTCGCAGCCAACAGCACGCCTACGGCCGCGCCACGCCGCACAACTTCTGGGGCGTCAACGGCGCCATCGCCAACTTCGCCGTCCTGCTCGACGCCGCCCACCGCGAAACCGACGCCGCGATCTACCGCGACACCGCCTTCAATCAGGTCGCCTACCTCTACGGTCGCAATCCCTTCGCCCGCTCCTTCGTGACCGGCGACGGCCACGAGCCGCCGCTCCACCCGCATCATCGCCCCAGCGCCGGCGACGACATCGACGCCCCCTGGCCGGGTCACCTCGTGGGTGGACCGAACCCGAAGGAAACCGACTGGTTCGACGAGATGCCCAGCTACCGCACCAACGAAAACGCCATCAACTGGGATGCCTCCATGGTCTACGCCCTGGCCATGTTCTACCAACCGTAG
- a CDS encoding copper-binding protein translates to MKLLPLLRLALLLVAPLWAQPVRFDALQLDAAPGSTAPQLASAYDGSLYASWVEPTTDGGHALRITRFDREADAWLAPGTVASGSNWFINSADTPSVAAGLRGKVAAVWFERGDGDAHSHAYHAVYATSDNHGQTWSPPAPLSIESHVTEFATITPLINGKWLAVWLDGRAHTDGGPMQLRSRLLGSDEPDTLIDDRVCDCCSLATTVLPNGSVLLAYRDRSDDEVRDIAYRRYSRGAWTEATAPTSDGWTINACPVNGPALSRRGAHVAAAWFTAADGEPVVKTARSNNIGRSWNLVGPVSDPDARPIGRASVAVTRDGSQWVGWVEAPGTYALRRVDAEGVMHAIDRLPLPPSEASAAPHDRPRMTLLDNRSDQPARLLILRPEPTGVASYIATLPLEEGAAVDDCGCGPQEDTSRGHAMRGRIEKVMTERNALLVAHEEVPGVMKAMTMQFSVDPRVIPLVADGQEIMARMERRDDGKWWLFNIRLLKAAN, encoded by the coding sequence ATGAAGCTTCTGCCGCTGCTCCGTCTCGCCCTCCTTCTTGTCGCGCCTTTGTGGGCTCAGCCGGTGCGCTTCGACGCCCTGCAGCTCGACGCCGCCCCGGGCTCCACTGCCCCGCAGCTGGCCAGCGCCTACGATGGTTCGCTCTACGCCTCCTGGGTGGAACCCACGACCGACGGCGGCCACGCCCTGCGCATCACGCGCTTCGACCGCGAAGCCGACGCTTGGCTCGCTCCCGGCACCGTCGCCAGCGGATCCAATTGGTTCATCAACAGCGCCGACACGCCGTCCGTCGCCGCCGGTCTGCGCGGCAAGGTCGCCGCCGTCTGGTTCGAACGCGGTGACGGCGACGCTCACTCGCACGCCTACCACGCCGTTTACGCCACTTCCGACAACCACGGCCAAACCTGGAGTCCCCCGGCCCCGCTTTCGATCGAGAGCCACGTCACCGAATTTGCCACCATCACTCCGCTCATCAATGGCAAGTGGCTGGCCGTCTGGCTCGACGGTCGCGCCCACACCGACGGCGGTCCCATGCAATTGCGCAGCCGCCTGCTCGGTAGTGATGAACCGGATACTCTGATCGACGATCGCGTCTGCGATTGCTGCAGCCTCGCCACCACCGTCCTGCCCAACGGCTCCGTGCTCCTCGCCTACCGCGATCGCAGCGACGACGAGGTGCGCGACATCGCCTACCGCCGCTACAGTCGCGGCGCCTGGACCGAGGCCACCGCGCCCACCAGCGACGGTTGGACCATCAATGCCTGCCCGGTCAACGGTCCCGCCCTCTCCCGCCGCGGTGCCCACGTGGCCGCCGCCTGGTTCACTGCCGCCGACGGCGAGCCAGTCGTCAAAACCGCCCGCTCCAACAACATCGGCCGCAGCTGGAACCTCGTCGGTCCGGTCAGCGATCCCGACGCCCGCCCGATCGGCCGCGCCTCCGTCGCCGTCACCCGCGACGGCAGCCAGTGGGTCGGTTGGGTCGAAGCGCCCGGCACCTACGCCCTGCGCCGCGTCGACGCCGAGGGCGTCATGCACGCCATCGACCGCCTGCCCCTGCCGCCGAGCGAGGCGTCCGCCGCGCCCCACGACCGGCCGCGCATGACCTTGCTCGACAACCGCAGCGACCAACCCGCCCGCCTGCTCATTCTCCGCCCCGAGCCCACCGGCGTCGCCAGCTACATCGCCACCCTGCCGCTCGAAGAGGGCGCCGCGGTCGACGACTGCGGCTGCGGTCCGCAGGAAGACACCAGCCGCGGCCACGCCATGCGCGGACGTATCGAAAAAGTCATGACGGAACGCAACGCCCTGCTCGTCGCGCACGAGGAGGTGCCCGGCGTGATGAAAGCCATGACCATGCAGTTCAGCGTCGATCCCCGTGTCATCCCCCTCGTCGCCGACGGCCAGGAGATCATGGCCCGCATGGAACGCCGCGACGACGGCAAGTGGTGGCTCTTCAACATCCGCCTGCTCAAAGCCGCCAACTAG